A genome region from Thalassococcus arenae includes the following:
- the urtA gene encoding urea ABC transporter substrate-binding protein, producing the protein MLKKSLASTAAALISASLPASAQDVSCPIKVGVLHSLSGTMAISETTLKDTMEMLIDQQNEKGGLLGCELEAVVVDPASDWPLFAEKARELLTVHNVDVIFGNWTSVSRKSVLPVIEELNGLLFYPVQYEGEESSKNVFYTGAAPNQQAIPATDYFLEELGVEKFALLGTDYVYPRTTNNILESYLQQKGIAAEDIFVNYTPFGHSDWSKIVADVVALGADGKKVGVISTINGDANVGFYKELAAAGISADDIPVVAFSVGEEELSGLDTSNLVGHLAAWNYFQSADTPENEAWVAAWKARMGEDRVTNDPMEAHYIGFNMWVNAATQAGTTNVDAVRTAMYGQEFPNLTGGTAVMLPNHHLSKPVLIGEIQADGQFDIISQTEEVPGDAWTDFLPESAVLTSDWKDLGCGMYNTQTETCVQIQSNY; encoded by the coding sequence ATGTTGAAGAAATCACTTGCCTCTACCGCCGCTGCCCTGATCTCGGCAAGCCTGCCCGCCAGCGCTCAGGACGTTTCCTGCCCGATCAAGGTGGGCGTCCTGCATTCGTTGTCCGGCACCATGGCCATCTCGGAAACGACGTTGAAAGACACCATGGAAATGCTGATCGACCAGCAGAACGAAAAGGGCGGTCTTCTGGGTTGCGAACTTGAAGCCGTGGTCGTCGACCCGGCCTCCGACTGGCCGCTCTTCGCCGAAAAGGCGCGTGAACTGCTGACGGTGCACAATGTCGACGTGATCTTCGGGAACTGGACCAGCGTGAGCCGCAAATCCGTGCTGCCGGTGATCGAGGAATTGAACGGCCTGCTGTTCTACCCGGTTCAATACGAAGGCGAGGAAAGCTCGAAGAACGTTTTCTACACGGGGGCCGCGCCGAACCAGCAGGCGATCCCGGCGACGGATTATTTCCTCGAGGAACTGGGCGTCGAGAAATTCGCCCTGCTCGGCACCGACTATGTCTATCCGCGCACCACGAACAACATCCTGGAAAGCTATCTTCAGCAAAAGGGCATCGCGGCCGAAGACATCTTCGTCAACTACACGCCTTTCGGCCATTCCGACTGGTCCAAGATCGTGGCCGATGTGGTGGCTCTGGGCGCCGACGGCAAGAAGGTCGGTGTCATCAGCACGATCAACGGCGACGCCAATGTGGGTTTCTACAAGGAACTCGCGGCTGCGGGCATCTCGGCAGACGACATTCCGGTCGTGGCGTTCTCGGTGGGCGAAGAGGAACTGTCGGGCCTCGACACGTCGAACCTGGTCGGACACCTTGCAGCCTGGAACTACTTCCAGTCTGCCGACACGCCCGAAAACGAAGCCTGGGTCGCCGCCTGGAAGGCGCGGATGGGCGAGGATCGGGTGACCAACGATCCGATGGAGGCGCATTACATCGGCTTCAACATGTGGGTGAACGCGGCCACGCAGGCCGGGACGACCAACGTGGATGCCGTTCGCACCGCGATGTACGGACAGGAATTCCCGAACCTGACCGGTGGCACCGCCGTGATGCTGCCGAACCACCATCTGTCCAAGCCTGTCCTGATCGGCGAGATCCAGGCCGATGGCCAGTTCGATATCATCAGCCAGACCGAGGAAGTGCCGGGCGACGCCTGGACCGACTTCTTGCCGGAATCGGCCGTGCTGACGTCCGATTGGAAGGATCTCGGCTGCGGCATGTACAACACCCAGACCGAAACCTGCGTGCAGATCCAGTCGAACTACTGA
- a CDS encoding RecQ family ATP-dependent DNA helicase, producing the protein MEDGLHPEAAHASALLNRCVSIDLEIDPKTNRIQSFAGVRHGTEEAVEFNRGNLIDALSRLDSFARQADFLLGHNFIHFDAKHLENTKVDLRLLKKPIIDTLWLNPLAFPRNPYHSLVKHYQDGRLQAGHVNDPRLDAELVLTVLDNQIRALSDIDHVDPDTTRAYHYLTTTRSDHAGFNAVFEFVRGAQRPSPAEAQSAIRGLLRGAACSHQIETVIPEAERNGWPLAYALAWISVAGGDSVMPPWVRHQFPEASRLVKRLRDTPCTDPQCGWCQSQNDPKALLKHWFGFSGFRPNPAGPDGRPLQETIVGTAMAKTPVLGILPTGTGKSVCYQLPALSQFTKTGALTVVISPLVALMADQVEGMRRQGITSCVTINGMLSMPERQDALNQVRLGDAAILLISPEQLRSPSVRSVLSQREVGYWVLDEAHCVSKWGHDFRPDYRYVGRFIKQYSGGEEPAPIICLTATAKPDVIRDITDHFRDRLATELTLLDGGAVRENLSFEIVPTDKGKKLGDVVRIIKEALPRQGTSGAIVYCSTRSATERVAAFLKERGFAAAHYHAGLSPEQKRDVQMAFAAGDLRVIAATNAFGMGIDKPDIRLVIHADIPGSLENYLQEAGRAGRDRDHARCILLFSRDDIERQFSLSARSRLERREIGAILKALRRLDRRTKQKGEVVATAGEIVREEQDLDFQRDSATDDTRVKTAVSWLEEAVLLRREENRVRVYPSSLRIRTFAEADSIIAKANMTEGYRLRLRAFVRSLINAPPDQGISTDELCGISGFSSGQMRKALNDLEALGIASNDTAITIFVHLGVEDSSQKRLLEANSLERDLIDKLRELAPDLELGASSTLNLKLLSQELRDAGHPTVRPDIVDKLVRGIARDGRDESEGIGSLYVRKLDREHLSLRLQRNWQALSVTAQLRRLAGRVLLTTLQQEAPDRARGKDIQVETTLGKLMAALTGDFELSSAVNDPTKLLDRALLWLHEQGVVTLGKGMTIFRPAMTIHLAPGPQPFTESDFEPLKLHYQEQVLQTHIMAAYAEKGLESVHDALRLSEDYFTLDRDSFVQKWLPGRSAELRRQTTPESWRNIVESLGNTTQTRIVADEREQTNVLVLAGPGSGKTRILVHRIAYLIRVKRENPRGILALVYNRHAATEIRRRLFDLIGDDARGVTISTCHGLAMRMIGASFAKRAEKVESVDFDRIMAQAVALLKGEGLSRDEAEAQRETLIEGYRWILVDEYQDIGPDEYELIAAVAGRSVEDEDRRLSLFAVGDDDQNIYAFAGASVAFIRRFEEDYKAQPSHMIENYRSTANIIRAANQVIDPAAERMKAVHDITVNRARKDDRAGGELQRLDSFGRGRVQVIKDAGDQFSQAVLAVEELERLSKIVPHWDWAKAAIIAREWSYLQPVRSYCEARNIPVQAANADAPNFWRLRETQTLVNWLRARERSGLAVSDLAKWMDRQPEGPWWSVLREGVEDFVQDVGDRETDRKDVLEWLAEWGRDIRKRQAGLMLLSAHRAKGLEFDHVVVLDGAWEKRSKGEDRDAARRLLYVAMTRARLSLALIAMSNTHPILGSLNDHAFLIRGRPHDTLDVSECRKVYQTLDPSEVDLSFAGRLAPGHASLRAIQRLKPEDPLLLVQRGESWIITNSAGVPVCRLAKKYRPSEGRRFIRGSVHAITTRFREDSSEDYQAQMKRDAWNVVLPEIVFESMS; encoded by the coding sequence TTGGAGGACGGACTACATCCAGAAGCTGCGCACGCAAGCGCGCTCCTCAATCGATGTGTGTCCATCGATCTTGAGATCGATCCCAAGACAAACCGCATCCAGAGTTTCGCGGGTGTCCGGCATGGAACGGAAGAGGCCGTCGAATTCAACCGTGGCAACCTAATTGACGCCCTCTCAAGACTCGACAGCTTCGCGCGACAGGCCGACTTCCTTCTCGGGCACAATTTCATTCACTTCGACGCAAAACACCTCGAAAACACCAAGGTTGATCTCCGGCTTCTCAAGAAACCGATCATCGATACGCTCTGGCTCAATCCGCTCGCTTTCCCTCGAAACCCCTACCATAGCCTGGTGAAACATTATCAGGATGGCCGCTTGCAGGCAGGGCATGTCAACGATCCGCGTCTTGATGCCGAACTGGTGCTGACCGTTCTCGACAATCAGATCAGGGCGCTGAGTGACATCGATCATGTCGATCCTGATACGACCCGCGCATACCACTACCTGACGACGACCCGAAGCGATCACGCTGGCTTCAACGCCGTCTTTGAATTCGTACGCGGTGCCCAGCGACCTAGCCCCGCAGAGGCGCAATCGGCCATTCGCGGACTTCTGCGCGGCGCTGCATGTAGTCATCAGATCGAAACGGTCATCCCCGAGGCAGAACGGAATGGGTGGCCGCTGGCCTATGCGCTGGCCTGGATCTCAGTCGCGGGCGGCGACTCCGTCATGCCGCCCTGGGTGCGGCACCAGTTCCCGGAGGCCAGCCGCCTGGTGAAGCGCTTGCGAGACACGCCCTGCACCGATCCCCAGTGTGGCTGGTGTCAGTCGCAGAATGACCCCAAGGCCCTGCTCAAGCATTGGTTCGGATTCAGCGGGTTCCGTCCGAACCCTGCCGGTCCCGATGGACGTCCCCTACAAGAGACAATCGTCGGCACCGCGATGGCGAAGACCCCAGTTCTCGGCATTCTGCCCACGGGGACGGGCAAGTCAGTCTGCTACCAGCTGCCGGCCTTGTCACAGTTCACAAAAACGGGCGCGCTCACAGTCGTCATTTCGCCTCTTGTTGCCCTCATGGCAGATCAGGTTGAGGGGATGAGACGCCAAGGGATCACGTCCTGCGTCACGATCAACGGCATGCTCTCCATGCCGGAACGGCAGGATGCCCTGAACCAGGTGCGTCTTGGCGATGCGGCGATCCTGCTAATCTCGCCCGAACAGCTTCGCAGCCCCTCGGTCCGTTCGGTTCTCAGTCAAAGGGAAGTCGGCTACTGGGTGCTCGACGAAGCGCATTGTGTCTCGAAGTGGGGGCACGATTTCCGCCCCGACTACCGCTATGTCGGGCGCTTCATCAAACAGTATTCCGGAGGCGAAGAGCCAGCGCCGATCATCTGCCTGACGGCGACTGCGAAACCCGATGTAATCCGCGACATCACTGACCATTTCCGAGATCGACTAGCGACTGAACTAACCCTTCTCGACGGGGGTGCCGTTCGCGAGAACCTGTCTTTCGAGATCGTGCCGACAGACAAGGGCAAGAAACTAGGGGATGTGGTCCGGATCATCAAGGAGGCCCTTCCCCGGCAGGGAACGTCGGGCGCGATCGTTTATTGTTCCACGCGCTCGGCAACTGAACGTGTGGCGGCCTTCCTGAAGGAACGCGGTTTTGCCGCGGCCCATTATCACGCCGGCCTCAGCCCGGAACAGAAACGAGACGTTCAGATGGCATTTGCCGCGGGCGATCTGCGCGTGATCGCCGCCACGAATGCCTTTGGCATGGGGATCGACAAGCCGGATATCCGGCTCGTGATCCATGCCGATATCCCGGGTTCCTTGGAGAACTATCTGCAAGAAGCGGGACGGGCCGGACGTGATCGGGATCATGCCCGCTGCATTCTCCTCTTCAGCCGTGACGACATCGAGCGGCAGTTCAGCCTCTCGGCGCGCTCTCGCCTTGAGCGCAGGGAGATCGGTGCAATCCTAAAGGCCCTGCGCCGTCTTGACAGGCGAACGAAGCAGAAAGGCGAGGTGGTCGCGACCGCCGGGGAGATCGTGCGTGAGGAACAGGACCTCGATTTCCAGCGCGACTCCGCAACCGATGACACAAGGGTGAAGACAGCCGTGTCGTGGCTAGAAGAAGCCGTGCTGCTGCGGCGAGAGGAAAACCGCGTTCGGGTGTATCCGTCGTCGCTTCGCATCCGGACCTTCGCCGAGGCGGACAGCATCATCGCCAAGGCAAATATGACGGAGGGCTATCGGCTCAGGCTTCGCGCCTTCGTTCGGAGCCTTATCAACGCGCCGCCGGACCAGGGGATCTCGACGGATGAGCTCTGTGGCATCTCGGGTTTTTCGTCAGGTCAGATGCGCAAGGCGCTGAATGATCTTGAGGCGCTTGGCATCGCGTCGAACGACACCGCGATCACCATCTTCGTGCATCTCGGCGTGGAGGACTCTTCGCAGAAGCGCCTGTTGGAGGCGAACAGCCTTGAAAGGGACCTGATCGACAAGCTTCGGGAATTGGCCCCGGACCTTGAGCTGGGAGCAAGCTCGACCTTGAACCTCAAGCTTCTTTCGCAGGAATTGAGAGACGCCGGGCATCCAACCGTGCGCCCTGACATCGTCGACAAGTTGGTTCGCGGCATCGCGCGGGACGGTCGCGACGAAAGCGAGGGGATCGGGAGCCTCTATGTCCGCAAACTCGACCGGGAGCACCTGTCGCTGCGCCTACAACGCAACTGGCAAGCCCTCTCAGTGACGGCCCAGCTCCGCCGTCTCGCGGGCCGAGTTCTGTTGACGACACTTCAGCAGGAAGCACCCGACCGGGCGCGGGGCAAGGATATCCAGGTCGAAACGACACTGGGCAAGCTGATGGCAGCGCTGACTGGCGACTTCGAGCTTTCGAGCGCGGTCAACGATCCCACGAAGCTCCTCGACCGCGCGCTGCTCTGGCTCCATGAACAGGGCGTCGTCACACTCGGAAAAGGCATGACGATTTTCCGGCCAGCCATGACGATCCACCTGGCGCCCGGCCCCCAGCCCTTCACAGAATCCGATTTCGAGCCATTGAAGCTGCACTATCAAGAGCAAGTCCTGCAGACCCATATCATGGCCGCCTATGCCGAAAAGGGGCTCGAGTCTGTCCATGACGCGCTGAGGCTTTCGGAGGATTACTTCACCCTCGACCGCGATAGCTTTGTTCAGAAGTGGCTGCCGGGAAGAAGCGCGGAGCTTCGCCGCCAGACAACGCCAGAGTCGTGGCGCAACATCGTTGAATCCTTGGGCAATACCACACAGACGCGGATCGTTGCGGACGAGCGTGAACAGACCAACGTGCTGGTCCTAGCGGGTCCCGGCTCGGGCAAGACCCGCATTCTGGTCCACCGTATCGCCTACCTGATCCGAGTGAAGCGCGAGAACCCACGCGGCATCCTGGCCTTGGTCTACAACCGCCATGCCGCCACTGAAATCCGGCGTCGCCTGTTCGATCTGATCGGCGACGATGCGCGCGGCGTCACCATCTCCACTTGCCATGGTCTTGCGATGCGCATGATCGGTGCCAGCTTCGCGAAACGCGCCGAGAAGGTCGAAAGCGTCGACTTCGACCGGATCATGGCCCAGGCCGTCGCCCTCTTGAAAGGTGAAGGGCTATCACGGGACGAGGCCGAGGCCCAGCGTGAGACCCTCATAGAAGGCTATCGTTGGATCCTGGTCGATGAGTATCAGGACATCGGGCCAGACGAATACGAACTGATCGCTGCTGTTGCAGGGCGCTCGGTCGAGGACGAAGATCGCCGACTGAGCCTTTTTGCGGTCGGCGACGACGACCAGAATATCTACGCCTTCGCGGGCGCATCCGTGGCCTTCATTCGCCGCTTCGAGGAAGATTACAAAGCCCAGCCCAGCCACATGATCGAGAACTACCGTTCAACGGCCAACATCATCCGCGCTGCAAACCAGGTGATCGACCCTGCAGCCGAGCGAATGAAGGCGGTTCACGACATCACCGTCAATCGAGCCCGCAAAGATGATCGAGCTGGCGGCGAGTTACAACGTCTCGACAGTTTCGGCCGCGGTCGCGTCCAAGTCATCAAGGATGCAGGCGATCAATTCAGCCAGGCCGTTCTTGCCGTCGAGGAATTGGAGCGACTGTCCAAGATCGTTCCGCACTGGGACTGGGCAAAGGCCGCAATCATAGCGCGTGAATGGAGCTACCTTCAGCCTGTCCGCAGCTACTGCGAGGCACGGAACATTCCCGTCCAAGCTGCGAACGCAGATGCCCCTAATTTCTGGCGGCTGCGAGAAACCCAGACGCTGGTCAACTGGCTACGGGCTCGAGAGCGATCCGGGCTTGCTGTCTCAGACCTCGCGAAGTGGATGGATCGACAGCCAGAAGGCCCATGGTGGTCTGTGCTGCGGGAAGGCGTAGAAGACTTCGTGCAGGACGTGGGCGATCGCGAAACGGACCGAAAAGACGTACTCGAGTGGCTTGCTGAATGGGGGCGTGACATTCGAAAGCGACAAGCCGGCCTGATGTTGCTGTCCGCGCATCGCGCGAAAGGGCTCGAGTTCGACCATGTCGTTGTTCTCGACGGCGCTTGGGAAAAACGGTCGAAAGGCGAGGACCGAGACGCGGCGCGCCGCCTCTTGTACGTCGCCATGACAAGAGCCCGACTAAGTCTAGCACTAATAGCGATGTCCAACACACATCCGATCCTTGGTAGCCTGAATGACCATGCGTTCCTGATCAGAGGACGGCCGCATGATACACTCGATGTGTCGGAGTGTCGGAAGGTCTATCAAACCCTGGACCCGTCAGAAGTCGACCTGAGCTTTGCCGGTCGGTTAGCTCCGGGCCACGCGTCTCTCCGCGCGATCCAACGGCTAAAGCCAGAAGATCCTTTACTGCTCGTTCAACGTGGCGAGAGCTGGATCATCACGAATTCTGCAGGAGTGCCAGTCTGTAGGCTCGCCAAGAAATATCGGCCATCTGAAGGAAGAAGATTCATTCGCGGGAGCGTCCACGCGATCACCACGCGTTTCCGAGAGGATTCTTCCGAAGACTATCAGGCACAAATGAAGCGGGACGCTTGGAACGTGGTTCTGCCTGAGATTGTGTTTGAGTCGATGAGCTAG
- a CDS encoding tyrosine-type recombinase/integrase gives MRIYLRRPGHLKVQLRSQPGTEDFLAEYRAAMMGATPRAPAGPLERRGSKGSFKWLCERYYVSAEYQRLSGRTKYVRRGILDRICEKNGSKPYALMEPRHVRRMRDEMADRPEAANGFVKAQRQVYAFAVECELAQRNPARDVPNLKAKGDGFHSWTMEEVRQFEEHHPIGGKPRLALALMLYTGQRRSDIVRLGPQHIKDGWITLTQAKNRDRKPVTLSIPVLPELKAVLDATPTGNLAFLVTAFGKPFTSNGFGNWFRKQCDDAGLKHYSAHGLRKAGAALAAENGATERQLMAIFGWTTMKEASRYTRAARQKVLAASGMKLLSRDGGGPGREDGRNRNP, from the coding sequence GTGCGCATCTACCTGCGGCGGCCCGGGCACCTGAAGGTGCAACTGCGCAGCCAGCCGGGGACGGAGGACTTCCTCGCCGAATACCGCGCCGCGATGATGGGCGCGACGCCACGCGCGCCCGCCGGGCCGCTCGAGCGGCGCGGATCGAAGGGCAGCTTCAAATGGCTCTGCGAGCGGTACTACGTCTCGGCCGAATACCAGCGGCTGAGTGGCCGCACCAAGTATGTCCGACGCGGCATCCTCGACCGGATCTGCGAGAAGAACGGATCGAAACCCTACGCGCTGATGGAGCCTCGTCATGTCCGGCGCATGCGCGACGAGATGGCGGACCGGCCCGAGGCGGCCAACGGCTTCGTCAAGGCACAGCGGCAGGTCTATGCCTTTGCGGTCGAGTGCGAGCTGGCGCAGCGCAACCCGGCCCGCGACGTGCCCAACCTCAAGGCCAAGGGCGACGGGTTCCATTCCTGGACGATGGAAGAGGTCCGCCAGTTCGAGGAGCATCACCCGATCGGCGGCAAGCCGCGGCTGGCGCTCGCGCTCATGCTCTACACCGGGCAGCGGCGGTCGGACATCGTTCGGCTCGGGCCGCAGCACATCAAGGACGGCTGGATCACCCTGACCCAGGCCAAGAACCGCGACCGCAAGCCCGTCACCCTCTCCATCCCAGTCCTGCCCGAGTTGAAGGCCGTGCTCGACGCCACGCCCACCGGCAACCTCGCCTTCCTCGTCACGGCCTTCGGCAAGCCCTTCACCTCGAACGGCTTCGGCAATTGGTTCCGCAAGCAATGCGACGACGCCGGGTTGAAGCACTATTCCGCCCACGGTCTGCGCAAGGCGGGCGCGGCGCTGGCGGCCGAGAACGGCGCGACCGAGCGGCAGTTGATGGCGATCTTCGGCTGGACGACTATGAAGGAAGCATCGCGCTACACCCGCGCCGCGCGCCAGAAGGTGCTGGCGGCGTCCGGAATGAAGCTGTTGTCGCGGGATGGGGGCGGGCCGGGAAGGGAGGACGGTCGAAACAGAAATCCTTGA
- a CDS encoding DUF3427 domain-containing protein, with protein MLAKVGAALGRGTAGFIASSDHDHFHLREASGARLTTGGRDPLLPLLAERLDTAQSVDLAIAFAMDSGVALLEPWFRELLARGGRLRIVVGDYLDTTDPTALARLLDLEGAELFVFETGGLSFHPKAWLFRAADARGAAIVGSSNLSQSALTDGVEWNLHSEEAADSVGAAFEDLLARPEVKPLTAAWIDAYGKRRRARPMPEFTARVVAEEGPPPEPHTIQQEALAALAQSRSNGHRAGLAVLATGLGKTWLAAFDTIHAKAGRILFVAHRDEILTQAMAAFRKVRPEAKLGRYTGTEKETDAEILFASVQTLGRVGHLRQFDRDHFDYIVVDEFHHAAARTYQKLIEHFTPGFLLGLTATPDRTDGADLLGLCGENLVYECDLFRGIDAGHLSPFHYFGVPDDVDYAQIPWRSGQFDPTALDAALATEARALNALEQYRKRATGPAIGFCCSMRHADYMADYFRAAGLNAVAVHSGQSSAPRASSLAALGRGEIDILFAVDMFNEGVDVPEIGTVLMLRPTESAIIWLQQLGRGLRRVEGKVLQVIDYIGNHRSFLTKVATLLQAGAGDRSISTKLEALQAGEFQMPKGCEITYELEVIDILRNLLRPKEGAAELEAFYVDFRDRNGIRPTAVEVFRNGFDPRASGHGGWFDFVRDMGDALPERPFATHGRLLRELERPRGLSRSALTGLRDVVAGRQPGDGASELAFNPHLAQGSDGFRLARPDASGELEPLVRELVEWRLAETPTQREAAEPSATFVGKPKALELWQRYYVPDIAEFFGEEYKQNVWRTGMKALPKKKIMILLANVSTQDLTYENAFLSPSRLKWFSQNQTRQDSKHGRVISGEEGHEVHLFIRRGNKVNGKVNPFIYCGQPRFAGWQGEKPIEVLWDLTSPAPEEFWAELGIPG; from the coding sequence ATGCTGGCCAAGGTGGGTGCGGCACTTGGCCGAGGCACAGCCGGTTTCATCGCCTCATCCGATCACGATCATTTCCACCTGCGGGAGGCCAGTGGCGCTCGCCTGACAACCGGCGGCCGCGATCCGCTCCTGCCTTTGCTCGCTGAACGGCTGGACACCGCGCAATCGGTCGACCTTGCGATTGCCTTCGCCATGGACAGCGGCGTGGCCTTGCTCGAGCCCTGGTTCCGCGAGTTGCTGGCACGTGGCGGACGGCTCAGGATCGTTGTGGGCGATTATCTCGACACGACCGACCCGACCGCCTTGGCACGCCTGTTGGATCTTGAGGGTGCAGAGCTGTTTGTGTTCGAAACAGGCGGCCTCAGCTTTCATCCCAAGGCCTGGCTGTTCCGGGCCGCCGATGCGCGCGGGGCGGCGATTGTCGGTAGCTCGAACCTGTCCCAATCGGCGCTGACCGATGGCGTGGAATGGAACCTGCATTCCGAAGAGGCAGCAGACAGCGTCGGAGCGGCCTTCGAGGACCTGCTAGCGCGACCTGAGGTCAAACCTTTGACGGCCGCATGGATCGATGCCTACGGGAAACGCCGCAGGGCGCGACCGATGCCTGAGTTCACGGCGCGTGTTGTTGCCGAGGAAGGCCCGCCGCCAGAGCCTCACACGATCCAGCAGGAGGCGCTTGCGGCCCTTGCGCAGAGCCGATCCAACGGCCACCGCGCCGGGCTGGCCGTGCTGGCCACCGGCCTGGGCAAGACCTGGCTGGCTGCTTTTGACACGATCCATGCCAAGGCGGGCCGCATCCTCTTCGTCGCCCATCGCGACGAAATCCTGACCCAAGCGATGGCAGCCTTTCGCAAAGTCCGCCCAGAGGCCAAGCTTGGCCGCTACACGGGCACCGAGAAAGAAACGGACGCGGAAATCCTTTTCGCCTCGGTCCAGACACTGGGCCGCGTCGGTCACTTGCGCCAGTTCGACCGAGACCATTTCGACTACATCGTGGTCGATGAATTCCACCACGCCGCCGCCCGCACCTATCAGAAGCTGATCGAGCATTTCACGCCCGGCTTCCTGTTGGGCCTCACCGCAACGCCCGACCGGACCGATGGCGCCGACTTGCTTGGCCTTTGCGGCGAAAACCTCGTCTACGAATGCGACCTGTTTCGCGGAATCGATGCGGGGCACCTGTCACCCTTCCACTACTTCGGCGTGCCGGATGACGTGGACTACGCCCAGATTCCATGGCGCTCGGGTCAGTTCGACCCGACCGCGCTGGACGCCGCACTCGCCACCGAGGCGCGAGCCCTAAACGCGTTGGAACAATACCGCAAACGCGCAACCGGCCCCGCGATCGGCTTTTGCTGTTCTATGCGCCATGCCGACTACATGGCGGATTACTTCCGCGCCGCCGGGTTGAACGCAGTCGCGGTCCATTCGGGCCAAAGCTCCGCTCCGCGCGCGAGCTCCCTCGCAGCGCTCGGTCGCGGAGAGATCGACATCCTCTTCGCGGTCGACATGTTCAACGAAGGCGTGGACGTGCCCGAGATCGGCACCGTGCTAATGCTGCGTCCCACCGAAAGCGCGATCATTTGGCTGCAACAACTCGGCCGTGGCCTGCGCCGCGTCGAAGGCAAGGTGCTGCAGGTGATCGACTATATCGGCAACCACCGCAGCTTCCTTACCAAGGTCGCGACCCTTCTGCAGGCCGGCGCAGGGGATCGCTCGATCTCGACCAAACTGGAGGCGCTTCAGGCCGGTGAATTCCAGATGCCGAAGGGCTGCGAGATCACCTATGAGCTCGAGGTCATCGACATCTTGCGCAATCTCCTCCGCCCGAAAGAAGGCGCGGCGGAGCTCGAAGCCTTCTATGTCGACTTCCGGGACCGGAACGGTATTCGCCCTACGGCTGTCGAGGTCTTCCGTAACGGCTTCGATCCTCGCGCTTCTGGTCATGGCGGCTGGTTCGATTTCGTGCGGGACATGGGCGACGCCTTGCCAGAACGTCCTTTCGCCACTCACGGTCGTCTCTTACGCGAGCTGGAACGGCCCAGGGGTTTGTCCCGATCCGCTTTGACCGGATTGCGCGACGTTGTCGCCGGGCGGCAACCGGGCGATGGCGCGTCGGAGCTGGCCTTCAACCCGCACCTGGCGCAGGGCAGCGACGGCTTTCGGCTGGCGCGACCTGACGCTTCCGGGGAGCTGGAACCGCTTGTGCGCGAGTTGGTCGAATGGCGCTTGGCGGAAACGCCCACCCAGCGCGAGGCCGCCGAGCCCTCCGCGACCTTTGTCGGCAAGCCAAAGGCTCTGGAGCTTTGGCAGCGCTACTACGTGCCAGACATCGCCGAGTTCTTTGGCGAAGAGTACAAGCAAAACGTCTGGCGCACCGGGATGAAGGCACTGCCCAAAAAGAAGATCATGATCCTTCTCGCCAATGTCTCGACCCAGGACTTGACCTATGAGAACGCGTTTCTCAGCCCGTCACGACTGAAATGGTTCAGCCAGAACCAGACGCGCCAGGACAGCAAGCATGGCCGGGTCATCAGCGGTGAGGAAGGTCATGAGGTACACCTGTTCATCCGCCGCGGGAACAAGGTGAACGGCAAGGTCAACCCATTCATCTACTGCGGGCAACCCAGGTTCGCCGGATGGCAGGGTGAGAAGCCAATCGAGGTGCTTTGGGACCTGACTTCGCCGGCACCTGAAGAGTTTTGGGCCGAGCTGGGCATTCCCGGCTGA
- a CDS encoding helix-turn-helix transcriptional regulator translates to MPKRPAILPPTLAPRGLSRTEAAAYIGVSPTLFDHLVRDRRMPPPKRINARTVWDRKKLDRVFELIPDGDHSDHNPWDD, encoded by the coding sequence ATGCCCAAGCGCCCCGCCATCCTGCCGCCCACGCTCGCGCCCCGCGGTCTCTCACGGACCGAGGCGGCGGCCTATATCGGGGTCTCGCCCACGCTCTTCGATCACCTCGTCCGCGACCGGCGCATGCCGCCGCCCAAGCGGATCAATGCCCGCACCGTCTGGGACCGGAAAAAACTTGACCGGGTGTTCGAGCTGATCCCTGATGGGGATCACTCCGACCACAATCCCTGGGACGACTGA